One genomic window of Roseateles sp. DAIF2 includes the following:
- a CDS encoding response regulator yields MNPRILLVDDEPHILSALQRSLRLGLRELDLHWELEPHADPRAALARAGDCAFSLVLSDYRMPQLDGVALLSRLRELQPDCVRVILSGQADQQALLAAINEAQIARFIAKPWVDAELIAALRELLAQRERRLETEALADAMRRQRGELSAQELEQRRLERLEPGLTRVRWDSDGSVIMDDGPQPLP; encoded by the coding sequence ATGAATCCGCGCATCCTGCTCGTTGACGACGAGCCCCATATCCTCAGCGCCCTGCAGCGCAGCCTGCGCCTGGGCCTGCGCGAGCTGGACCTGCACTGGGAGCTGGAACCCCATGCGGACCCACGCGCGGCGCTGGCAAGGGCCGGCGACTGCGCGTTTTCGCTGGTGCTGTCGGACTACCGCATGCCGCAGCTGGACGGTGTTGCGCTGCTGAGCCGGCTGCGTGAGCTGCAGCCCGACTGCGTGCGCGTCATCCTGTCCGGCCAGGCCGACCAGCAGGCCCTGCTGGCGGCGATCAACGAGGCCCAGATCGCCCGCTTCATCGCCAAGCCCTGGGTCGATGCCGAGCTGATCGCCGCGCTGCGCGAGCTGCTGGCGCAGCGCGAGCGGCGGCTCGAGACCGAGGCGCTGGCCGATGCGATGCGCCGGCAGCGCGGCGAGCTGAGCGCGCAGGAGCTGGAGCAGCGCCGGCTGGAGCGCCTGGAGCCCGGGCTGACGCGGGTGCGCTGGGACAGCGACGGCTCGGTCATCATGGATGACGGCCCGCAGCCGCTGCCGTGA